A DNA window from Tubulanus polymorphus unplaced genomic scaffold, tnTubPoly1.2 scaffold_47, whole genome shotgun sequence contains the following coding sequences:
- the LOC141914574 gene encoding uncharacterized protein LOC141914574 has product MAAKYADSIRRIYEKEYAGIDNHYFTDSAVALYWLKSEKELKVFVKNRVTAIKQLCNVHEWKHVPSKLNPADILSRGATYDELMRSMWITGPEWMENQDEPPPDDQPDTSVILVVSLEIENEFQTRTGQAEITGIDQIIQVQDFTDYRRLLRVTALVKRAFRKGLKSKNIISADDIREAEVIWIQSVQLKEYPEDHSYFTHKTSKCPTIVRQLGVYRNAKGTLRCAGRLRNAEITQARKEPILIPNQSYLASLIVRDAHESVFHYGTGMTVNKVRKRFWITSLRSLAKKILRKCVTCKRLYGRPYLAPPPPPPLPSFRLNELKPFTATAIDFTGHLYVRGENKVYICLFTCCTTRAIHLEIVTDATVDSYIRAFRRFCSSYSAPNIIYSDNAKTFIAGEVEIKRLYEIASSDNAQKIYADKRMKFKYTPVQAPWMAGMHERCIGIVKTAIKKVLAHAQVSLDELQTLIKEIQATINNRPLTVIPTEIEDIKPITPNSLLFGREVELIPCESIDETEIFDPEFGQGKVSQSLQKMAFHRAQIVRHFQKRFKNEYLAVLRERHANEIKKNGAKANTVKTGDVVIIHERLLPISCRI; this is encoded by the coding sequence ATGGCAGCGAAATACGCCGATTCAATCAGAAGAATCTACGAGAAGGAATACGCGGGCATTGACAATCATTATTTCACAGACTCAGCTGTAGCCCTGTACTGGTTGAAATCAGAAAAGGAACTTAAAGTGTTCGTAAAAAATCGAGTTACAGCGATTAAACAGCTCTGCAATGTGCATGAGTGGAAGCACGTACCGTCGAAGCTAAATCCAGCAGACATCCTTTCGAGAGGGGCCACATATGACGAGCTCATGAGATCAATGTGGATTACTGGCCCAGAGTGGATGGAAAACCAAGACGAACCACCTCCCGACGACCAACCAGACACCTCGGTCATACTCGTCGTTAGCCTAGAGATTGAAAACGAATTCCAGACAAGGACCGGTCAGGCGGAAATTACTGGTATAGACCAGATCATACAGGTTCAGGACTTCACTGACTATCGAAGACTATTACGGGTCACCGCGTTGGTCAAACGAGCCTTCAGAAAAGggttaaaatctaaaaacatcATTTCAGCAGACGATATACGGGAGGCAGAAGTCATCTGGATACAAAGTGTCCAACTGAAGGAATATCCGGAAGACCACTCTTACTTCACCCACAAGACATCAAAGTGTCCGACTATAGTGCGACAATTAGGGGTCTATCGCAATGCGAAAGGAACATTGAGATGTGCTGGCAGGCTCAGAAATGCTGAAATAACCCAAGCACGGAAAGAACCCATTCTCATCCCAAACCAGTCGTACCTAGCGTCATTAATTGTCAGGGATGCACACGAATCGGTATTTCACTACGGCACAGGAATGACAGTCAACAAAGTCCGCAAACGTTTCTGGATCACATCTCTTAGATCTCTAGCAAAGAAAATACTGAGGAAATGCGTGACATGCAAAAGATTGTACGGTCGCCCATATCtagcaccaccaccaccaccaccattaCCCAGTTTCAGGCTCAATGAGCTAAAACCATTCACCGCTACGGCCATCGACTTTACTGGCCATTTATACGTCCGCGGCGAAAATAAAGTTTATATTTGTCTTTTCACATGCTGTACGACTCGAGCAATTCATCTCGAGATAGTTACAGACGCAACCGTTGATTCTTACATCAGGGCATTCCGACGCTTCTGTAGTTCTTATTCGGCTCCGAATATTATATACTCGGACAACGCAAAGACCTTCATCGCGGGGGAGGTTGAGATAAAACGTCTGTATGAAATCGCTTCATCCGACAACGCACAAAAAATCTACGCGGATAAAAGAATGAAGTTTAAATATACTCCGGTCCAAGCGCCGTGGATGGCGGGGATGCATGAAAGATGCATCGGCATCGTCAAAACCGCTATTAAAAAGGTTCTAGCACATGCACAAGTATCATTAGACGAATTACAAACCTTGATTAAAGAAATACAAGCTACGATAAATAACCGCCCCTTAACCGTCATCCCGACAGAGATCGAGGATATCAAACCCATAACACCGAACTCGTTACTGTTTGGTCGCGAAGTCGAATTGATTCCGTGTGAAAGTATCGATGAGACCGAAATTTTCGACCCAGAATTCGGTCAAGGTAAAGTTAGCCAGTCTCTTCAAAAAATGGCGTTTCACCGAGCGCAAATAGTTCGACACTTTCAGAAGCGCTTCAAAAATGAGTACCTCGCAGTACTGCGTGAACGCCACGCAAacgaaattaagaaaaatGGCGCGAAAGCTAACACCGTGAAAACTGGTGACGTGGTTATAATACATGAGCGTTTATTACCGATTAGCTGTCGAATCTGA
- the LOC141914575 gene encoding uncharacterized protein LOC141914575 — translation MLVDLPSLIMQFRTGVVAMSADIARAFLSVQLAEKDRRYVRFLWYKDNDPSKGIVPYQHNTVIFGSTASPFTLAAVLSKHFDAHRDSWVAQDMGMKLYVDNLLSTLSKEDQVSEYFEEAMEIMQRGNFRLRQWASNSQLLMKKATNRDIHVRDTTSVPLLGMTWNADNDVITIARKSMTQTEATITKRKVASRTAALFDPLGLVAPVTVTAKVFINKLWQSSKEWDQELDQSELKEWSIIHSNLNQTHQIEFPRWLGFDNESPIKLMVFCDAAPNSAVGCVIYGKQGNKIRLIGSKNKVISKAKAG, via the coding sequence ATGCTGGTGGATCTGCCCTCACTGATCATGCAGTTCAGAACGGGTGTAGTCGCTATGTCAGCCGACATCGCCCGAGCCTTTTTGTCAGTCCAACTAGCGGAGAAAGATAGACGATACGTACGTTTCCTTTGGTATAAGGATAACGATCCATCGAAGGGCATCGTCCCATACCAACATAATACTGTCATATTTGGATCTACGGCGAGCCCATTCACGCTGGCGGCTGTCCTGTCGAAACACTTTGACGCCCACCGAGACTCGTGGGTGGCACAGGACATGGGTATGAAACTCTACGTTGACAATCTACTCAGTACATTAAGCAAAGAAGACCAAGTATCTGAATACTTCGAAGAAGCTATGGAGATAATGCAACGGGGTAACTTCAGACTGAGGCAGTGGGCATCTAACTCTCAACTCCTAATGAAAAAGGCAACCAACCGAGATATCCATGTGAGAGATACAACATCAGTGCCACTGCTAGGAATGACCTGGAATGCAGATAATGACGTCATAACTATAGCCAGGAAATCAATGACACAGACTGAAGCCACCATAACAAAGCGAAAGGTCGCATCACGCACAGCGGCATTATTTGACCCACTAGGTCTGGTTGCTCCAGTTACAGTTACTGCTAAGGTGTTTATCAACAAACTCTGGCAGTCGTCCAAAGAGTGGGATCAAGAATTAGACCAAAGCGAGCTAAAGGAATGGAGCATCATTCACAGCAATCTAAATCAGACTCATCAGATCGAATTTCCGAGGTGGCTCGGATTCGACAACGAGTCACCGATTAAACTTATGGTATTTTGCGACGCAGCCCCAAATAGTGCGGTAGGCTGTGTTATATATGGAAAGCAAGGCAACAAAATACGTCTCATAGGCTCGAAAAACAAGGTCATCTCTAAAGCAAAGGCCGGGTGA
- the LOC141914576 gene encoding uncharacterized protein LOC141914576, with protein MKCNRQHHTSLHRDNLTTTTGCAAIQNKNTNIGLIEPNANRVHNHEIVSETCESLSNQTTEYTCENQSENTCENQSEYTCENQSEYTCESNAIQAAVAPSDIVLLETGQINLENNGHKFKNANLLLDHGSMLSYIRKDIATAHGLKPRYQRSLTVNGFGGHTSKRVYDIVTTEGTIHIDVAISNEIVKPIYRKRWAECLEFPEISRLDHLADNFEAELFTVDILIGCGHYIYSSKTYKDDHNPHAFTLTAVSDMLEIGDANQKFSDTILNEFLRNNTAEFPGHFEDQGCIEDNIFLEDYKEKIQYKDNCYYAPLPWKEDHSELQNNLTQSRYRLKQVTNRLQRLELMGAYTKVMQEHIEKNCLGNPKPRPSLVGRGLLLHPTLLHHERQPNNSTENSI; from the exons ATGAAGTGCAACAGACAACACCACACGAGTCTACACAGAGATAATTTAACTACTACTACTGGATGCGCAGCgatacaaaacaaaaacacaaaCATTGGATTAATCGAACCAAATGCGAATCGAGTCCACAATCACGAGATTGTGAGCGAAACATGCGAAAGTTTGTCGAATCAAACAACGGAATATACATGCGAAAATCAGTCGGAAAATACATGCGAAAATCAATCGGAATATACATGCGAAAATCAATCGGAATATACTTGTGAAAGCAATGCGATTCAGGCTGCCGTTGCTCCCAGCGATATAGTTTTGTTGGAAACGGGCCAAATTAATCTGGAAAATAATGGTCATAAGTTTAAAAATGCAAATCTCCTTCTCGACCACGGTTCCATGCTCAGTTACATCCGCAAGGATATAGCCACCGCTCACGGGTTAAAACCGCGCTACCAACGATCGTTGACCGTAAATGGTTTTGGGGGTCATACTTCAAAACGCGTGTATGACATCGTTACCACCGAAGGTACGATACATATCGATGTCGCCATATCGAATGAAATCGTTAAGCCCATATATCGCAAACGATGGGCCGAATGTCTTGAGTTTCCGGAAATATCTAGATTAGACCACCTCGCGGATAATTTCGAAGCTGAGTTATTCACCGTGGATATATTAATCGGTTGCGGTCACTATATTTATTCCTCGAAAACC TACAAAGATGACCACAATCCACATGCATTCACGCTTACCGCAGTTTCTGATATGCTAGAGATCGGGGATGCTAACCAAAAATTTAGTGACACGATACTCAACGAATTCCTGAGGAATAATACCGCCGAATTCCCTGGCCATTTCGAAGATCAAGGATGCATAGAGGATAATATATTCTTAGAGGATTATAAAGAGAAAATCCAGTACAAGGATAACTGCTACTACGCACCGCTACCATGGAAGGAAGACCACTCAgaacttcaaaacaatctAACCCAGAGTAGGTACAGATTAAAACAAGTAACTAATCGTCTACAACGCCTTGAACTTATGGGCGCATACACCAAGGTGATGCAAGAGCATATTGAGAAGAACTGTCTCGGAAATCCCAAACCCAGACCAAGCCTTGTTGGAAGAGGGTTGTTATTACATCCCACACTTCTTCATCATGAAAGACAGCCCAACAACTCCACTGAGAATAGTATTTGA